One window of Cohnella hashimotonis genomic DNA carries:
- a CDS encoding response regulator, with product MNILVVDDEEVIRSGIERTISRGFPEHRVLLAGNPEEAVQALRTKHVDLVLTDVLMPGMTGLELMAFSRRMQPQVKWVVISAHSEFAYAQEAVRLGARDYMLKPIGKESLIGLIDELAREIAEESERNKEADLMKRNLRFLREGVFARWASGLDLGGIDIAPFTESHPYFNLLMVRLDSDADTKLEHFIVENVLTELMDSAGKGFVASIDAHSLLGLVTLREEAGLGLLVDKLRTHLKRYLKTPFQVLHSGRIDDLAAVPGEVRRMRSASSAQVYDHYASGGEKAIEVAVQYIHTHFGEEIGLEKVASIVYLNPVYFSQLFKQKAGTGFKEYVTNLRISRAMELLGGSELKIGDIAERVGYPDVRHFSQVFRKKAGCTPSEYRQEMKGGAAIECGHSQEASGREERGTEDEERQE from the coding sequence ATGAATATTCTCGTCGTCGACGACGAGGAAGTCATCCGCAGCGGCATCGAGCGGACGATCTCCCGCGGTTTCCCCGAGCATCGCGTCCTGCTCGCGGGGAATCCGGAAGAAGCCGTACAAGCGCTTCGGACCAAGCATGTCGATCTGGTGCTGACCGACGTGCTGATGCCCGGCATGACGGGACTTGAGCTGATGGCATTTTCCCGTCGCATGCAGCCGCAGGTGAAGTGGGTCGTCATCTCGGCGCATTCGGAGTTCGCGTACGCGCAGGAGGCCGTGCGGCTCGGCGCCAGGGACTATATGCTCAAGCCGATCGGCAAGGAGTCGCTAATCGGACTGATCGACGAGCTTGCGCGCGAGATCGCGGAGGAGAGCGAGCGCAACAAAGAAGCCGACCTGATGAAGCGCAATCTGCGGTTCCTTCGGGAAGGCGTATTCGCGCGTTGGGCGTCCGGTCTCGACCTGGGCGGCATCGATATCGCGCCGTTCACGGAGAGCCACCCGTACTTCAACCTGCTTATGGTGCGTCTGGACAGCGATGCCGATACGAAGCTGGAGCACTTCATCGTAGAGAACGTGCTGACCGAGCTGATGGATTCCGCCGGCAAAGGCTTCGTCGCGAGCATTGACGCGCACAGCCTGCTTGGACTCGTGACGCTGCGGGAGGAAGCTGGGCTCGGCCTGCTCGTCGACAAGCTCCGCACCCATCTGAAGCGTTACTTGAAAACGCCGTTCCAGGTGCTGCATTCGGGGCGCATCGACGATCTGGCAGCCGTGCCCGGCGAGGTGCGCCGCATGCGAAGCGCATCGTCCGCGCAGGTGTACGATCACTACGCGAGCGGGGGAGAAAAGGCGATCGAGGTCGCGGTTCAGTACATCCATACGCATTTCGGCGAGGAGATCGGACTGGAGAAAGTGGCGTCGATCGTGTACCTGAACCCGGTCTATTTCAGCCAGCTGTTCAAGCAGAAGGCGGGGACGGGCTTCAAGGAGTACGTCACCAACCTGCGAATCTCGCGTGCGATGGAGCTGCTGGGCGGCTCGGAGCTGAAGATCGGCGATATCGCGGAGCGGGTCGGCTATCCGGACGTGCGCCACTTCTCCCAGGTATTCCGCAAGAAGGCGGGCTGCACGCCGTCCGAGTACAGGCAGGAAATGAAAGGCGGCGCCGCAATTGAATGCGGACATTCGCAGGAGGCAAGCGGGCGGGAGGAGCGCGGGACGGAGGATGAAGAGAGGCAGGAGTAG
- a CDS encoding carbohydrate ABC transporter permease, which translates to MSQSASIAVREPAVQTRRRGFSLKKTIVFGFFGVLLVTQLYPLLWLLIYSVKTNEEILSGSFFALPASVQWSNYSNALAGGRYWHYLLNSVIVTSVTMVCVILLASLAAFAITRFRWKYGHIVMLIFLMGLMIPLQSTLLPLMLIFKNIHVLNTRWAMILPYIAFQIPIAVFIMSGFLRTIPHEIEESAIMDGANVLRIFRSIILPVSVPPIMTVCILTFINVWNEYILAATFISKEALKTLPFGVYSFVSQYSVNYGAIGAFLVLGALPVILVYFLLAEKITKGMVAGAVKG; encoded by the coding sequence ATGAGCCAATCCGCCAGCATCGCCGTCCGGGAGCCTGCCGTCCAGACTCGAAGGCGCGGGTTTTCCCTCAAAAAGACGATCGTATTCGGCTTCTTCGGCGTCCTGCTCGTCACGCAGCTGTACCCGCTGCTGTGGCTGCTCATCTACTCGGTCAAGACCAACGAGGAGATTCTGTCGGGGAGCTTCTTCGCCCTGCCGGCCTCCGTGCAATGGAGCAACTATTCGAACGCGCTCGCGGGCGGCCGCTACTGGCACTACCTGCTCAACAGCGTGATCGTGACCTCGGTCACGATGGTCTGCGTCATTCTGCTCGCGTCGCTCGCCGCCTTCGCGATTACGCGTTTTCGCTGGAAGTACGGCCATATCGTCATGCTGATCTTCCTGATGGGCCTCATGATCCCGCTGCAGAGCACGCTGCTGCCGCTCATGCTCATTTTCAAAAACATCCACGTCCTGAACACGCGCTGGGCGATGATCCTGCCCTATATCGCGTTCCAGATCCCGATCGCCGTCTTCATTATGAGCGGCTTTCTACGCACGATTCCGCACGAGATCGAGGAGTCGGCCATCATGGACGGGGCGAACGTGCTGCGCATTTTCCGCAGCATCATCCTGCCGGTATCGGTGCCGCCGATCATGACGGTATGCATCCTGACGTTCATCAACGTGTGGAACGAATACATTCTCGCCGCCACGTTCATCTCCAAGGAAGCGCTCAAGACGCTGCCGTTCGGCGTGTACAGCTTCGTCAGCCAATACTCGGTCAACTACGGGGCGATCGGCGCCTTCCTCGTGCTCGGAGCGCTGCCGGTCATCCTCGTCTACTTCCTGCTGGCCGAGAAAATAACGAAAGGCATGGTAGCGGGCGCGGTTAAGGGATAA
- a CDS encoding gluconate 2-dehydrogenase subunit 3 family protein: MADQNHKGGSGHDNVEQPSRRKFLVQAGYAVGGVIVGGALGSLIRPSKKTENAPQTGEGTAADIKSYNRAPMFFTQEQLGIVSAATERIFPADDAGPGALALGVPFFIDHQLAGEWGFNSREYMSPPFYAGEKVQGYQGRLKRREMFEIGLRELENYSQTKFTKGFSELAAEQQDEVLKAFESDEVKLTTISASGFFKMLRSSTLEGAYSDPLYGGNADMNGWKMRSYPGNQMSYTDVIDKDFAVIAPSSLQDHLSAH, from the coding sequence ATGGCTGACCAGAATCACAAAGGCGGCTCCGGCCATGACAACGTCGAGCAGCCTTCCCGGCGGAAATTTCTCGTCCAGGCCGGCTATGCGGTCGGCGGCGTCATCGTGGGCGGGGCGCTCGGCAGCCTGATCCGGCCGTCGAAGAAAACGGAGAACGCTCCCCAAACGGGCGAAGGCACGGCTGCGGACATCAAGAGCTACAATCGCGCGCCAATGTTCTTTACGCAGGAGCAGCTTGGCATCGTATCGGCGGCTACGGAGCGGATCTTTCCGGCAGACGACGCCGGTCCCGGCGCGCTCGCGCTCGGCGTCCCGTTTTTTATCGACCACCAGCTGGCGGGAGAGTGGGGATTCAATTCCAGGGAATACATGTCGCCTCCCTTTTACGCGGGAGAGAAGGTGCAGGGCTATCAGGGCCGCTTGAAACGGCGGGAAATGTTCGAGATCGGACTGCGGGAATTGGAAAATTACAGCCAGACGAAATTTACGAAGGGCTTCTCGGAGCTCGCGGCCGAGCAGCAGGACGAGGTGCTGAAGGCGTTCGAGTCCGACGAGGTGAAGCTGACGACGATCTCGGCGAGCGGTTTTTTCAAAATGCTGCGGAGCAGCACGCTCGAAGGCGCGTACAGCGATCCGCTGTACGGCGGCAACGCGGACATGAACGGCTGGAAAATGCGAAGCTACCCCGGCAACCAGATGAGCTACACGGACGTCATCGACAAGGACTTCGCGGTCATCGCGCCGAGCAGCCTGCAAGACCATCTAAGCGCCCACTAA
- a CDS encoding carbohydrate ABC transporter permease, which translates to MNVLKVSRWTIAAFVLPCLLLYVGLVFAPIIVSFYNATLNWNGIGVAKHVGLDNFHRMFTNDSVFWPSVRRTFMLAGFSMLVQLPLALFVAILISRFVRKPNFLVSSYFMPVILSVAVIGQLWKTIYNPASQGGMINQILIKLGLDSWTHAWLSEPKVAIYAIIVIGLWQYLGYHILIQFTGIQNIPADIYEAAKIDGAEGFKADRYITLPMIVPIFKISVVLSFIGSLQSFDLIMVTTAGGPAHATDVLASHMYNISILSQKYGYGSAIACFLVVVCLAATVIINLLFNRIEKRYN; encoded by the coding sequence TTGAATGTACTGAAGGTATCCCGCTGGACGATCGCGGCGTTCGTGCTGCCTTGTCTGCTGCTGTACGTCGGCCTCGTTTTCGCGCCGATCATCGTGTCCTTTTATAACGCCACCCTCAATTGGAACGGCATCGGCGTCGCCAAGCACGTCGGTCTCGACAATTTTCACCGCATGTTCACGAACGACTCGGTATTCTGGCCGTCCGTCCGGCGGACGTTCATGCTGGCCGGCTTCTCCATGCTGGTGCAGCTGCCGCTCGCGCTGTTCGTCGCCATCCTCATCAGCCGCTTCGTCCGCAAGCCTAACTTTCTCGTATCGAGCTACTTTATGCCCGTCATCCTGTCCGTCGCCGTCATCGGGCAGTTGTGGAAAACAATCTACAACCCTGCTTCGCAAGGCGGCATGATCAACCAGATCCTCATCAAGCTCGGACTGGACTCCTGGACGCACGCCTGGCTGTCGGAGCCGAAGGTGGCGATCTACGCCATCATCGTCATCGGGCTGTGGCAGTATCTGGGCTATCATATTCTCATTCAATTTACCGGAATCCAGAACATACCGGCCGATATTTACGAAGCCGCCAAGATCGACGGCGCCGAAGGCTTCAAGGCCGACCGATATATTACGCTGCCGATGATCGTGCCGATCTTCAAGATCTCCGTCGTGCTCTCGTTCATCGGCTCGCTGCAGTCGTTCGACCTCATCATGGTCACGACGGCCGGCGGACCGGCGCACGCGACGGACGTCCTGGCCAGCCATATGTACAACATCTCGATCCTGTCCCAGAAATACGGCTACGGCAGCGCCATCGCCTGCTTCCTCGTCGTCGTGTGCCTGGCTGCGACGGTCATCATCAACCTGCTCTTCAACCGCATCGAGAAGCGCTACAACTAA
- a CDS encoding cache domain-containing sensor histidine kinase, translating into MRKRFQSIHGRLFLIFLFSMLGLLLIVSLVYYQRATEQIRDKVGVIAKKNISQTVGLFELMLKGYDSVTKSLNSNNELMQLLQQKTPAGSPEVSSVNRERQITDILGAIFYSRSDIVGIHVISSQGKVYSFDRSIGSSTRDYKMTDWYAELQKSKGDMRWLGVYPQAPMSGGIDSPVFAFGRQLFELSTMKSVGYVLIETEEDPILSALSNASIGPGSSVVIRDSAGNVIVRTRPEVDGSEAEALPADWPGALKKSEVAVRDRKDALLTAARIGTADWTVIGVTPKRDLKLELKQTQRFLLTVVILLVAAATALATLVSRSFSSPFKRLIQQMKQVELGNFQGRVRVHSYQELNVLVGSFNRMVQQMDNLIEREKLLSISEKNAQLQALQSQVNPHFLFNTLDMIYWLLDERENDRLGRLILALSRIFRYSSDWEEASRAPLRLELEQLRHYLTIIETRLGGRVNTEIEVEERWLGAQVPKMILQPIVENAVKYGLEPLSREGVLRICSEETEDALVIVVEDNGVGMDEETLLRIRQSLEDAAAAPARQEDAAGRRGIGLANVHRRIALMYGEGFGLRIESECERGTKIMVSFPKPAEEGDS; encoded by the coding sequence ATGAGAAAAAGATTCCAGTCCATCCATGGCCGCTTGTTCCTGATCTTCCTCTTCAGCATGCTCGGGCTTCTGCTCATCGTCAGCCTCGTCTACTATCAGCGGGCGACCGAACAGATCAGGGACAAGGTCGGCGTCATCGCGAAAAAAAACATATCGCAAACGGTCGGTCTGTTCGAGCTCATGCTCAAAGGCTACGACAGCGTCACCAAGTCGCTCAACAGCAACAACGAGCTGATGCAGCTGCTGCAGCAGAAGACGCCCGCGGGCTCCCCGGAAGTAAGCTCTGTCAACCGGGAGCGGCAGATCACCGATATTCTGGGCGCGATCTTCTATTCGCGGAGCGATATCGTCGGCATCCACGTCATCTCGAGCCAGGGCAAGGTGTACAGCTTCGACCGCTCGATCGGATCTTCGACGCGGGATTACAAGATGACGGACTGGTATGCCGAGCTGCAAAAGTCCAAGGGGGATATGCGCTGGCTGGGCGTATACCCGCAGGCGCCGATGAGCGGCGGCATCGACAGCCCGGTGTTCGCGTTCGGCCGCCAGCTGTTCGAGCTCAGCACGATGAAGTCGGTCGGCTATGTGCTGATCGAGACGGAGGAGGACCCGATCCTCTCGGCGCTCTCCAACGCCAGCATCGGGCCGGGCAGCAGTGTCGTCATCCGCGATTCGGCCGGAAACGTGATTGTCCGGACCAGGCCGGAGGTGGATGGTTCCGAGGCGGAGGCATTGCCCGCCGACTGGCCGGGCGCGCTGAAGAAAAGCGAGGTCGCCGTCCGCGACCGCAAGGACGCGCTGCTGACGGCGGCCCGGATCGGCACGGCGGACTGGACGGTTATCGGCGTGACGCCGAAGCGCGACCTGAAGCTGGAGCTGAAGCAGACGCAGCGGTTCCTGCTCACGGTCGTCATCCTGCTCGTCGCGGCGGCCACGGCGCTGGCGACGCTCGTGTCGCGCTCGTTCTCCTCGCCGTTCAAGCGGCTGATTCAGCAAATGAAGCAGGTCGAGTTAGGGAACTTTCAGGGGCGGGTCCGCGTCCATTCCTATCAGGAGCTCAACGTGCTCGTGGGCTCTTTCAACCGGATGGTCCAGCAGATGGACAACTTGATCGAACGAGAAAAGCTGCTGTCGATCAGCGAGAAAAACGCCCAGCTGCAGGCGCTCCAGTCTCAGGTCAACCCGCACTTTTTGTTTAACACGCTCGACATGATCTATTGGCTGCTCGACGAGCGGGAGAACGACCGGCTTGGGCGCCTGATCCTGGCGCTTTCTCGGATTTTTCGGTACAGCAGTGACTGGGAAGAGGCCTCGCGCGCGCCGCTCCGGCTTGAGCTCGAGCAGCTGCGCCACTATCTCACCATTATCGAGACGCGGCTCGGCGGTCGCGTTAATACCGAGATCGAGGTGGAGGAGCGCTGGCTCGGCGCCCAGGTGCCGAAGATGATCCTGCAGCCGATCGTGGAGAACGCCGTGAAGTACGGGCTTGAGCCGCTAAGCCGAGAAGGCGTGCTACGGATTTGCTCGGAGGAGACGGAGGACGCGCTCGTCATCGTCGTCGAGGACAATGGCGTCGGCATGGACGAGGAGACGCTGCTTCGCATCCGGCAGTCGTTGGAGGATGCGGCCGCGGCGCCGGCCCGGCAGGAGGATGCCGCAGGACGCCGGGGTATCGGGCTCGCGAACGTGCACCGCCGCATTGCGCTGATGTACGGGGAAGGGTTCGGGCTTCGTATCGAGAGCGAATGCGAGCGCGGCACGAAGATTATGGTTTCGTTTCCGAAACCCGCAGAAGAGGGGGATTCTTGA
- a CDS encoding GDSL-type esterase/lipase family protein, producing the protein MTTNRVQLVKPGYFATAAAADSRRGEFDIGNEILIAHEVPVDFVFIGDSITHMWELNAYFGRGGRFIVNRGIGGDISSHVLRRFDADVIQLKPKHVVIKIGVNNFWAMDGWTAGDRKTAEQIIPGLVQDIEEMVKKAKENDIVPVVCSILPTDMPQSGHNDGRNAGIVRANERLQKVAAERGAIYVDYHSRMTQEDGRRLREGLADDGLHPHVLGYDIMADALRETLAQKGIYI; encoded by the coding sequence ATGACGACAAATCGCGTACAGCTAGTTAAACCGGGCTATTTTGCAACGGCTGCCGCGGCGGACAGCCGCAGAGGAGAATTCGACATCGGCAACGAAATTTTGATCGCGCACGAAGTGCCGGTTGACTTTGTTTTTATCGGGGACTCGATCACGCATATGTGGGAGTTAAATGCCTATTTTGGCCGCGGCGGTCGTTTTATCGTGAATCGGGGCATCGGCGGAGATATCAGCAGCCATGTCCTGCGAAGATTCGATGCGGACGTCATCCAGTTGAAGCCGAAGCATGTGGTCATTAAAATCGGCGTGAACAACTTCTGGGCGATGGACGGCTGGACGGCAGGCGACAGGAAAACGGCGGAACAAATCATTCCGGGTCTGGTCCAGGATATCGAGGAAATGGTCAAGAAAGCGAAAGAGAACGATATCGTGCCGGTCGTCTGTTCCATCCTTCCGACGGATATGCCGCAATCCGGGCATAATGACGGGCGAAACGCCGGCATCGTCCGCGCGAATGAGAGACTGCAAAAAGTTGCCGCCGAACGAGGCGCGATCTATGTCGATTATCATTCGCGTATGACCCAGGAAGACGGCCGCCGGCTGCGCGAAGGGCTTGCGGACGACGGGCTTCATCCGCACGTGCTGGGCTACGATATTATGGCCGATGCTTTACGCGAGACACTGGCGCAGAAGGGGATTTATATCTAA
- the tatC gene encoding twin-arginine translocase subunit TatC, which yields MNANQEWIGHLSELRKRLIVTGIWFVASMGAGLYLSPSILLLLKSRAAAGAPIDWHVFSFTDGLFVYLRCAFLLAALLTFPLAMYQAWAFVRPGLTGREARGTLGYVPASFLLFLLGVSFGYFLVFPMMLRFMQSMNESVGAVEMYGIERYFAFMFGVLMPLGIAFEMPLVMLFLTKLGLLDPARIKFIRKYAYVGLAVVGSCISPPDLFSHLSVTVPLLLLFECSALVANRQFRLRRAAGPAPG from the coding sequence ATGAACGCCAATCAAGAATGGATCGGCCATCTGTCCGAGCTGCGCAAGCGGCTGATTGTCACGGGCATCTGGTTCGTCGCTTCGATGGGCGCCGGCTTGTACCTGTCTCCCTCCATCCTGCTGCTGCTCAAATCGCGGGCAGCTGCGGGCGCGCCGATCGACTGGCACGTTTTCTCGTTCACCGACGGCTTGTTCGTCTACCTGAGGTGCGCCTTCCTGCTCGCCGCGCTGCTCACGTTCCCGCTCGCGATGTATCAGGCTTGGGCGTTCGTCCGGCCCGGGCTGACCGGCAGGGAAGCCCGCGGCACGCTTGGCTACGTACCCGCGTCGTTCCTGCTGTTTCTCCTCGGCGTCTCATTCGGGTACTTTCTCGTTTTTCCGATGATGCTCCGGTTCATGCAGTCGATGAACGAAAGCGTGGGCGCCGTGGAAATGTACGGGATCGAGCGCTACTTCGCCTTTATGTTCGGCGTGCTGATGCCGCTCGGTATCGCGTTCGAGATGCCGCTCGTCATGCTCTTTCTGACGAAGCTCGGTCTGCTGGACCCTGCGCGCATCAAGTTTATCCGCAAGTACGCCTACGTAGGGCTCGCGGTCGTCGGCTCGTGCATTTCGCCGCCGGACCTGTTCTCCCACTTGTCCGTGACAGTGCCGCTCCTGCTGCTGTTCGAGTGCAGCGCGCTCGTCGCGAACCGGCAATTCAGGCTGCGCCGCGCCGCGGGGCCTGCACCTGGTTGA
- a CDS encoding glycoside hydrolase family 88 protein — MNVKANWAEEAWRQVIDKIGRTSANIGASFPNGSVNGRYNRSPAHDWVAGFWPGLLWLVYRDTQNERLKELAVQCEQQISKTLWAFDALHHDVGFMFGLSSINQYKLLQDEEAKRHGLMAASLLAGRFNPAGGFIRAWPNWGDEDHAGWAIIDCMMNLPLLYWASKEIADPRYRLIAEIHANTVLREFLQEDGSVHHIVSFDPETGERKEALAGQGYTADSAWARGAAWALYGFALSYTYTRKEKYLSATKKVARFFLDHLPADSVPYWDFRLPADADGMPRDSSAAAIAASGLLDLASLVSEEEGGAYKHAAERILCSLHENYGAWDEDEEGLLLHATGYYAADIGVDAPSIYGDYYFAEALFKLKYNGLEPW; from the coding sequence ATGAATGTGAAGGCGAATTGGGCGGAAGAAGCCTGGCGGCAGGTCATCGACAAGATCGGCAGAACGAGCGCAAACATCGGAGCGTCATTCCCGAATGGCTCTGTCAATGGCCGCTACAACAGAAGTCCTGCGCATGATTGGGTCGCGGGATTTTGGCCGGGTCTGCTATGGTTGGTCTACCGGGACACCCAAAATGAACGGTTGAAGGAGCTGGCCGTACAATGCGAGCAGCAGATCAGCAAGACGCTGTGGGCGTTCGACGCTTTGCACCACGATGTCGGCTTTATGTTTGGGTTAAGCAGCATTAATCAATATAAGCTCCTGCAAGACGAGGAAGCCAAGCGCCACGGGCTAATGGCAGCCAGTCTGCTTGCCGGAAGATTTAATCCGGCGGGCGGGTTTATCCGCGCCTGGCCGAACTGGGGCGACGAGGATCACGCCGGTTGGGCGATCATCGACTGTATGATGAATTTGCCGCTCCTGTACTGGGCCTCCAAGGAAATCGCCGATCCGCGGTACCGTCTCATCGCCGAGATTCATGCGAATACGGTGCTTCGGGAATTTTTGCAAGAAGACGGCTCCGTTCATCATATCGTCAGCTTCGATCCGGAAACGGGCGAGCGGAAGGAAGCGCTGGCCGGCCAAGGCTACACCGCTGATTCGGCGTGGGCAAGGGGCGCGGCATGGGCTTTGTACGGATTTGCGCTTAGCTATACATACACCCGCAAGGAAAAGTATCTTTCGGCCACGAAGAAGGTGGCGCGCTTTTTTCTGGATCATTTGCCGGCAGACTCGGTGCCGTATTGGGATTTTCGTTTGCCTGCGGATGCGGATGGCATGCCCAGAGATTCCTCTGCGGCGGCCATAGCCGCTTCAGGGCTTCTGGACTTGGCCTCCTTGGTGTCGGAAGAGGAAGGAGGCGCGTATAAGCACGCAGCCGAGCGCATCCTTTGTTCCTTGCATGAAAACTACGGCGCATGGGACGAGGACGAAGAAGGTCTGCTGCTGCATGCGACCGGTTACTACGCCGCCGATATTGGCGTTGACGCACCGTCCATTTATGGAGACTATTATTTTGCCGAAGCACTGTTTAAACTGAAATATAACGGCCTGGAGCCATGGTGA
- a CDS encoding GMC family oxidoreductase, giving the protein MAKTLPKTDVVIVGVGWAGGIIAAELTKSGLNVVGLERGKERKTEDYFMVHDELRYGLRYELMQDLSKDTVTFRSTEKIRALPMRSYGSFLLGEGLGGAGVHWNGQTYRFLPYDFEIRSKTIERYGKNKIPDGMTIQDWGLTYDEMEPYYDKFEKLAGISGEPNPLGGKRSADYPTPPMKKSPALSMFSDAASKLKLHPYMMPSANLSEPYTNPDGISRAACQYCAFCERFGCEYGAKADPVVTVLPVALKTGKFEIRTHSQVRRILHQGGKATGVMYTDVTTGEELVQPADIVVVTSYVFNNVKLMLMSGLGKPYDPASGTGVIGRNYAYQVLKGNAAGFFDDKQFNTYAGAGSLGVSLDDYNGDNFDHTDLKFIHGGSISLSQTGMRPIANNPVPGGTASWGAEFKANSVKYANRFLSVGGQGSCMPFRHHFLDLDPTYKDAYGDPLVRLTFDFEEQDRQLALYLSGKCAEIMKEMGASHIDQLKELGPYEITTYQSTHNTGGVVMGASPDTSAVNTYLQMWDAENVFVVGASAFPHNSGYNPTDTVGALAFRASEGILKYRQKGGSLV; this is encoded by the coding sequence ATGGCCAAAACGCTGCCGAAAACGGACGTCGTCATCGTGGGCGTCGGCTGGGCGGGCGGCATCATCGCCGCCGAGCTGACGAAGAGCGGGCTGAACGTCGTCGGCCTGGAGCGAGGCAAGGAACGCAAGACGGAGGACTATTTTATGGTCCACGACGAGCTCCGCTATGGACTGCGGTACGAGCTGATGCAGGATTTATCGAAGGATACGGTGACTTTCCGGAGCACGGAGAAAATTCGCGCGCTGCCGATGCGCTCGTACGGCTCGTTCCTGCTGGGCGAAGGGCTTGGCGGAGCCGGCGTCCACTGGAACGGGCAAACTTATCGCTTCCTACCGTACGACTTCGAGATTCGTTCCAAGACGATCGAGCGGTACGGCAAGAACAAGATTCCGGACGGCATGACGATTCAGGACTGGGGACTCACCTACGACGAGATGGAGCCGTATTACGACAAGTTCGAGAAGCTCGCCGGCATCTCGGGCGAGCCCAACCCGCTCGGAGGGAAGCGTTCGGCCGATTATCCGACGCCGCCGATGAAGAAGTCGCCCGCGCTCAGCATGTTCAGCGACGCGGCGTCCAAGCTCAAGCTCCACCCGTACATGATGCCGTCGGCCAATCTGTCGGAGCCCTACACGAATCCGGACGGCATCTCCCGCGCCGCCTGCCAGTACTGCGCGTTCTGCGAGCGCTTCGGCTGCGAGTACGGCGCGAAGGCGGACCCCGTCGTCACCGTGCTTCCCGTGGCGCTGAAGACGGGCAAGTTCGAGATTCGCACGCATTCGCAGGTGCGCCGCATCCTTCACCAGGGGGGCAAGGCGACCGGCGTCATGTATACGGACGTCACGACGGGCGAGGAGCTCGTGCAGCCGGCGGATATCGTCGTCGTGACCAGCTACGTGTTCAACAACGTCAAGCTGATGCTGATGTCGGGGCTTGGCAAGCCGTACGATCCCGCGAGCGGAACGGGCGTGATCGGCCGCAACTACGCATACCAGGTGCTGAAGGGCAACGCGGCCGGCTTTTTCGACGACAAGCAGTTCAACACGTACGCGGGCGCGGGTTCGCTCGGCGTATCCCTCGACGATTACAACGGGGACAATTTCGACCATACTGACCTGAAGTTCATCCACGGCGGCTCGATCAGCCTCAGCCAGACCGGCATGCGTCCGATCGCCAACAATCCCGTGCCCGGAGGGACCGCATCCTGGGGGGCCGAGTTCAAGGCCAACTCGGTCAAATACGCCAATCGCTTTCTGTCCGTCGGCGGGCAGGGGTCGTGCATGCCTTTTCGCCATCACTTCCTCGACCTCGATCCTACATACAAGGATGCGTACGGCGATCCGCTCGTGCGGCTGACGTTCGACTTCGAGGAGCAGGACCGCCAGCTCGCGCTGTACCTGTCGGGCAAGTGCGCGGAGATCATGAAGGAGATGGGCGCGAGCCATATCGACCAGCTCAAGGAGCTCGGCCCGTACGAAATCACGACGTACCAGTCCACGCACAATACGGGCGGCGTCGTGATGGGCGCTTCGCCGGACACGTCCGCGGTCAACACGTATTTGCAGATGTGGGATGCGGAAAACGTGTTCGTTGTCGGCGCCAGCGCCTTCCCGCACAACTCGGGCTACAATCCGACCGACACGGTCGGCGCGCTCGCCTTCCGGGCGTCCGAGGGCATTCTCAAGTATCGGCAAAAGGGCGGCAGTCTGGTGTAA
- the gcvH gene encoding glycine cleavage system protein GcvH, with product MSEIKAGLGYTEEHEWAEATASVIRVGITDYAQSLLGDIVFVELPGVGDALAANQPMGTIESVKTVSDLFSPVDGKVVRVNEELLTAPEKVNADPYGEGWIVEVEVDGDPAEAVGGLMDAGQYETFLASK from the coding sequence ATGAGCGAGATCAAGGCTGGTTTGGGTTACACGGAGGAGCATGAGTGGGCGGAGGCGACGGCGAGCGTCATTCGGGTTGGCATCACCGATTATGCGCAGAGTCTGCTCGGAGACATCGTCTTTGTCGAGCTGCCCGGAGTAGGCGATGCGCTCGCGGCGAATCAGCCGATGGGGACGATCGAGTCGGTCAAGACGGTGTCGGATCTGTTCAGCCCGGTGGACGGAAAAGTCGTACGCGTGAACGAGGAGCTGCTGACTGCGCCGGAGAAGGTCAACGCGGACCCCTACGGAGAAGGCTGGATCGTCGAAGTCGAGGTGGATGGCGATCCCGCGGAGGCGGTCGGCGGTCTGATGGATGCCGGGCAATACGAGACATTCCTCGCGAGCAAGTAG
- a CDS encoding twin-arginine translocase TatA/TatE family subunit, with product MFHNIGISGLLIIFAIALIVFGPAKLPQLGKAFGETLREFRSSTRGIIEDDKHEPVAELIKERNPT from the coding sequence ATGTTTCACAATATCGGCATCTCCGGACTGCTGATCATCTTCGCCATCGCGCTGATCGTTTTCGGTCCGGCCAAGCTTCCCCAGCTCGGAAAAGCCTTCGGCGAGACGCTGCGCGAATTCCGCAGCTCCACCCGCGGCATCATCGAGGACGACAAGCACGAGCCCGTCGCCGAGCTGATCAAGGAGCGGAATCCGACCTGA